The genomic window TGCGTATGTGCTTCTGAAGCATTTTTTCCATTTCGTGATAGCGTGGATTTAGCTCATCAATATGGTGTGAGTGCGATTATACAGCCCGGAGGTAGTATTCGAGATGATGAAGTGATAGCAGCGTGTAATGAATATGATATGGCGATGTATTTCACGCATACAAGGCATTTTTTACACTAAGGAGAGTATATGCGCGAGACTATTTGCAAAGGGCTTATTTTTGAACCTCTCACATTAAAAGAATTTCTTGCTTCTTGCAACAAAGACTACTTAGAATCTAGCCTAAGCAATTCACAAAAAAGTGATTTCAAGCAAAAAGTAGCGCAATATTTGGAATCCTACGAGCAGAACAAAGGACACAATGAAAGTGCTATCGTAGCAAACGCCCTTGCGCCTTTTTTAAAAGAGTTAGGATTCCACGCTCAACCAGCCTACAAACAGCAAGGCAATAGCGAAATTGACTTGAGCTTGCTTAAGGATTCTAAAGTTGAAATCATCATTGAAGCCAAGAAGCAGCCAATCAATGCAAAAGAAATGTTTAGCCCAAACAAGCCAAATTGCAAAGCATTGCACGAGTGCATTTTGTATTATTTTCGTGAGCACGAGGGGGATAGTCAAACCCTAATCCCAAATGTAAATCTTAGATTCATCATCATCACAGATTTTACACAATTTTATATTTTTAGTGCAAGAGAGTTTGAGCGGCATTTTTATAAAAACAAGGCAATTTCAAATCTCTATAAAACGCACAAAGAAAAAGGCTTGATTGATAATTCAAAAGATTTTTACACCGAAATCCAAAAGATTCTAGTTAAGCAATTAAATGGGGGGGGGGGGGGCAGAAGAGAATTTAGTAGAAGATTCTGCGCTTAGATACACCGCTTTTGATTTACGCAACGACAAACACCTAAATATCGCACATAAGATTCTAAATAGA from Helicobacter typhlonius includes these protein-coding regions:
- a CDS encoding DUF7149 domain-containing protein; this translates as MRETICKGLIFEPLTLKEFLASCNKDYLESSLSNSQKSDFKQKVAQYLESYEQNKGHNESAIVANALAPFLKELGFHAQPAYKQQGNSEIDLSLLKDSKVEIIIEAKKQPINAKEMFSPNKPNCKALHECILYYFREHEGDSQTLIPNVNLRFIIITDFTQFYIFSAREFERHFYKNKAISNLYKTHKEKGLIDNSKDFYTEIQKILVKQLNGGGGGRREFSRRFCA